Proteins from one Triplophysa dalaica isolate WHDGS20190420 chromosome 6, ASM1584641v1, whole genome shotgun sequence genomic window:
- the aanat1 gene encoding serotonin N-acetyltransferase yields MSVQSALPYLMPLHSHRVPISPGRQRRHTLPASEFRSLNTEDAISVFEIEREAFISVTGECPLHLDEVRHFLTLCPELSLGWFEQGRLVAFIIGSLWDQDRLTTDALTLHKPHGTTVHIHVLAVHRTFRQQGKGSILLWRYLQYLRCLPYVRRAMLMCEDFLVPFYQKSGFKVHGPSEITVGQLSFIDLYYPVQGHAFMRRNSGC; encoded by the exons ATGTCAGTACAGAGCGCACTGCCTTACCTGATGCCCCTTCACAGCCACAGAGTTCCCATCTCCCCCGGTCGCCAGCGCAGGCACACTCTTCCTGCCAGCGAGTTTCGTTCCCTCAACACGGAGGACGCTATCAGTGTATtcgagatagagagagaag cttttaTATCTGTGACTGGGGAATGTCCTCTTCATCTGGATGAGGTCCGACACTTCCTAACCCTCTGTCCTGAGCTTTCTTTGGGCTGGTTTGAACAGGGAAGGCTGGTCGCTTTTATCATTGGTTCACTCTGGGACCAGGACCGTCTTACCACA GATGCATTGACTTTGCATAAGCCTCATGGGACTACTGTCCACATCCATGTGCTGGCAGTCCATCGGACCTTTCGCCAGCAGGGCAAGGGATCCATCCTGCTGTGGCGTTACTTACAGTATCTCCGTTGTCTACCATATGTCCGCCGTGCAATGCTCATGTGTGAGGACTTCCTGGTGCCTTTTTACCAGAAGTCTGGCTTTAAGGTGCATGGTCCTTCTGAGATCACTGTAGGGCAACTCAGCTTCATTGATCTGTATTATCCTGTGCAGGGACATGCATTTATGCGCCGTAACAGTGGCTGTTAA